The Impatiens glandulifera unplaced genomic scaffold, dImpGla2.1, whole genome shotgun sequence genome contains a region encoding:
- the LOC124917449 gene encoding beta-glucosidase 44-like, with amino-acid sequence MGENSIIFFIISLLLFTIRVSSTGEFNTGGLSRESFPDGFVFRTATSAYQVEGMANQGGRGPCIWDTFVKIPGMEAEGANADVAVDQYHRYKEDIDLLKNFNFEAYRFSISWSRIFPNGTGVVNQEGVDYYNRLINYMVEKGITPYVNLYHYDLPQALQDKYLGLLDRQVVKDFTDYAEFCFKTFGDRVKNWLTFNEPRVIAQLGHDDGSHAPGRCSKAYGNCSEGNSSTEPYIVAHNIILSHASAVQKYREKYQGVQNGRIGIVLDFVWYQPLTRGKADNYAAQRARDFHVGWFLHPITYGEYPRTIHKNVGKRLPKFTKGEVKMVKGSIDFVGINQYTSNYIYYDSNRPKPDVLAYHMDWNASFAYGKNGVPIGPRVNKMRIINCSYAHSSWLYNVPRGLYNAITYIKERYGNPSMIVSENGMDDPGNVTLVDGLYDNHRIDYYRAYLSELKKAIDNGANVKGYFAWSLLDNFEWRLGYTSRFGLVYVDHKTLNRYPKMSAYWFKQLCEKISQH; translated from the exons ATGGGGGAAAAttctatcatcttcttcattattaGTCTCCTTTTATTCACCATTAGGGTTTCATCAACCGGAGAATTCAATACCGGTGGCCTCAGTCGTGAAAGCTTTCCCGATGGCTTCGTTTTCAGAACAGCAACTTCTGCTTATCAAGTAGAAGGCATGGCCAATCAAGGAGGTCGTGGACCATGCATTTGGGATACTTTTGTTAAAATTCCAg GAATGGAAGCCGAGGGTGCTAATGCAGATGTCGCGGTTGATCAATATCATCGATATAAA GAGGATAtagatttattgaaaaatttcaatttcGAAGCTTATAGATTTTCTATTTCATGGTCCAGGATCTTTCCAa aTGGAACTGGAGTAGTTAATCAAGAAGGGGttgattattataatagatTGATCAATTACATGGTTGAGAAAG GCATTACTCCATATGTCAATTTATATCACTACGATCTTCCGCAAGCACTTCAAGATAAGTACTTGGGATTGTTGGATCGTCAAGTTGT GAAGGACTTTACGGATTATGCCGAGTTTTGCTTCAAGACATTTGGCGACAGGGTTAAGAATTGGCTAACATTCAATGAGCCTAGAGTGATAGCCCAACTTGGACACGATGATGGATCGCATGCACCTGGGAGATGCTCTAAAGCGTATGGAAATTGTTCAGAAGGAAATTCTAGTACCGAACCTTATATTGTAgctcataatataatattgtctCATGCATCTGCAGTTCaaaaatatagagaaaagtATCAG ggAGTGCAAAATGGACGCATTGGCATCGTATTAGATTTTGTTTGGTATCAACCGCTTACTAGAGGAAAAGCTGATAATTATGCTGCCCAAAGAGCAAGAGATTTTCATGTCGGATg GTTTTTACATCCCATAACTTATGGTGAGTATCCACGAACCATTCATAAAAATGTTGGCAAACGACTTCCAAAATTTACCAAAGGAGAGGTTAAAATGGTGAAGGGCTCCATAGATTTTGTTGGAATTAACCAATACACATCAAATTATATCTATTATGATTCCAACCGACCTAAACCAGATGTTCTTGCTTACCATATGGATTGGAATGCCTCATTTGCAT ATGGCAAGAATGGTGTTCCTATTGGTCCAAGGGTAAATAAAATGAGGATTATTAATTGTAGTTAT gCTCACTCTTCTTGGTTATACAATGTGCCAAGGGGATTGTACAACGCGATTACGTATATAAAGGAGCGCTATGGAAATCCATCCATGATAGTGTCTGAGAATG GAATGGATGATCCAGGTAATGTTACTCTTGTTGATGGTTTGTATGACAATCATAGGATTGATTATTATAGGGCATATCTAAGCGAGTTAAAGAAAGCGATCGATAATGGTGCAAATGTTAAAGGCTATTTTGCTTGGTCATTACTGGATAACTTTGAATGGAGACTCGGCTACACGTCTAGATTTGGACTTGTTTATGTTGATCATAAGACCCTTAATCGATATCCTAAGATGTCTGCATATTGGTTCAAACAATTATGCGAGAAGATCTCTCAGCACTAG